A stretch of the Arthrobacter sp. PAMC 25486 genome encodes the following:
- a CDS encoding DDE-type integrase/transposase/recombinase, producing the protein MDHSFATAWDNGVMIASRRTWWRIAAEYEDQNARPTVPTKRGGKRGTAEKPVLKATGPCQVWSWDITDVYSKWQGTVFKVYSIMDIYSREIVGWRIEEREADHLAVKMFEAAIARYGAPQVVHADSGPAMKSHLLRDALTAHGVELTFNRPYVSNDNPFSESGFRTMKYRPNYPRIFESLEAAREYLTDYVHWYSTDHKHSGIALFSPAQVHDGSWKELWNQRDKTHQEYYEQNPGRFRQRPTTPAPAQHVGINLPKPEEPQKIA; encoded by the coding sequence GTGGATCATTCCTTCGCCACGGCCTGGGACAACGGGGTAATGATCGCCTCCCGCCGCACCTGGTGGCGGATCGCGGCAGAGTACGAGGACCAGAACGCACGCCCCACAGTCCCGACCAAACGCGGCGGCAAACGCGGCACCGCTGAGAAGCCCGTTCTCAAGGCCACCGGCCCCTGCCAGGTCTGGTCCTGGGACATCACCGACGTCTATTCCAAGTGGCAGGGAACGGTTTTCAAGGTCTACTCCATCATGGATATCTACTCCCGGGAGATCGTCGGCTGGCGGATCGAGGAACGCGAGGCGGACCACCTCGCCGTCAAGATGTTCGAGGCCGCCATCGCCCGGTACGGCGCCCCGCAAGTGGTCCATGCGGATTCGGGCCCTGCCATGAAGTCACACCTGCTTCGTGACGCGCTCACCGCCCACGGCGTGGAACTCACCTTCAACCGGCCCTACGTCTCCAACGACAATCCCTTCAGTGAGTCTGGTTTCCGGACCATGAAATACCGGCCCAACTACCCGCGAATCTTCGAAAGCCTCGAGGCCGCCAGAGAGTACCTCACCGACTACGTGCATTGGTACAGCACCGACCATAAACACTCCGGCATCGCCTTGTTCTCACCAGCACAAGTCCACGACGGATCCTGGAAAGAGCTCTGGAACCAACGTGACAAAACCCATCAGGAATACTACGAACAAAACCCAGGAAGGTTCCGCCAACGACCCACCACACCAGCCCCAGCCCAACACGTAGGGATCAACCTCCCCAAACCCGAAGAACCCCAAAAAATAGCCTAG
- a CDS encoding NADP-dependent oxidoreductase yields MKAMSYAKYGGPEVLELRERPVPKVSPGAVLIRVKAAGVNPVDWKLMSGGLDPFMDVTFPVVPGWDVAGVVEAVGFDTPEFQVGDEVYSYGRRDTVQGGTFAELVALPAAIVAHKPASLTWEQAAALPLTGMTAQRTLDALGVPAGQTLLIHNGSGSVGRTAIQLAAAEGVRVIATASAKNHDRLRELGAEPVEYGAGLEERVRALAPEGVDAVADFAGGVLEDTLALLKVGGRHASIADWTVLSHGGQYIWVRPDADELQRLSLLVEDGTLSVDVAQTFPMEHAAQAFAASMSGHGSGKIVLTPFTA; encoded by the coding sequence ATGAAGGCCATGAGTTACGCCAAATACGGTGGACCCGAGGTTCTGGAACTGCGCGAACGCCCCGTTCCGAAGGTGTCGCCCGGAGCCGTGCTGATCAGGGTCAAGGCGGCCGGGGTGAATCCCGTCGACTGGAAGCTCATGTCAGGTGGGCTGGACCCGTTCATGGACGTCACCTTTCCTGTCGTCCCGGGCTGGGATGTGGCCGGCGTGGTGGAGGCCGTCGGCTTTGACACCCCGGAATTCCAGGTGGGTGACGAGGTGTACTCCTACGGCCGGCGCGACACCGTTCAGGGCGGCACGTTCGCCGAACTCGTGGCACTGCCGGCGGCCATCGTGGCCCACAAGCCGGCGTCACTCACGTGGGAACAGGCCGCGGCGCTTCCGCTGACCGGCATGACAGCCCAGCGCACGCTGGACGCACTGGGAGTGCCTGCGGGTCAGACCCTGCTGATCCACAACGGGTCCGGCAGTGTGGGCCGCACCGCGATCCAACTGGCAGCCGCCGAGGGAGTGCGCGTCATCGCCACCGCCTCCGCCAAGAACCATGACCGCCTGCGTGAGCTCGGCGCCGAACCGGTGGAATACGGTGCCGGCCTGGAGGAACGGGTACGCGCCCTTGCCCCAGAGGGTGTCGATGCCGTGGCCGACTTTGCCGGCGGCGTCCTCGAGGACACACTTGCGCTGCTCAAGGTCGGTGGCCGGCACGCCTCCATCGCCGACTGGACAGTGCTGTCCCACGGCGGCCAGTACATTTGGGTCCGCCCCGACGCCGACGAACTGCAACGACTGTCCCTGCTGGTGGAGGACGGCACACTGAGCGTGGATGTGGCCCAAACCTTCCCGATGGAGCATGCGGCGCAGGCCTTTGCAGCGAGCATGTCGGGCCACGGCTCAGGCAAGATCGTGCTAACCCCCTTCACCGCCTGA
- a CDS encoding alpha/beta hydrolase — protein sequence MTSWQQDVLGADFEQLTLELPAGSPATLVRYVGNAPRWEPSALTGADVLYVHGWSDYFFQQELAEFWHRSGANFYALDLHNYGRSLRPGQLPGQVSSLTEYDADISAALEAMGRAGPTQVDAALAVPEEAPDQHSFELAFLEEARQRLSAAFDALAGRERADDPPEPPRERPLVLLGHSTGGLTLSLWAARHPGAAAAVVLNSPWLEFQATEVGRAMVAPLIQARTRFRPLAPLPPIDPGFYTRAVSKKFDGEWEYESQWRPDRGFPVTPSFLNAVFQGQAQVARGLGIAVPVLVMLSDKSYLQPKWSSTALAADVVLNVDSVARRSLELGSAVTLHRIAGAFHDVFLSPGAVRAQAYAGMGRWVEAALDGASQRTWEQRTSVPV from the coding sequence ATGACCTCCTGGCAGCAAGACGTCCTCGGCGCCGACTTTGAACAGCTCACCCTCGAGCTGCCCGCCGGTTCGCCCGCGACGCTCGTGAGATACGTCGGCAACGCCCCCAGGTGGGAGCCGTCGGCACTGACAGGGGCTGACGTACTCTACGTCCACGGCTGGTCCGACTACTTCTTTCAGCAAGAACTTGCCGAATTTTGGCATCGTTCCGGTGCCAATTTTTATGCCCTTGACCTGCACAACTATGGGCGCAGCCTGCGTCCCGGGCAGCTTCCCGGCCAAGTTTCCTCCCTGACCGAGTACGACGCCGACATTTCCGCCGCGCTTGAAGCGATGGGGCGCGCCGGGCCCACCCAGGTGGACGCGGCGCTGGCCGTGCCTGAGGAAGCTCCTGACCAGCACAGTTTTGAGCTGGCTTTTCTTGAGGAGGCTAGGCAGCGGTTGAGCGCGGCTTTTGATGCGCTGGCAGGGCGGGAGCGTGCCGACGATCCTCCGGAGCCACCCCGGGAGCGGCCCCTCGTGTTGCTGGGCCATTCAACGGGCGGGCTGACACTGAGTTTGTGGGCCGCGCGGCACCCGGGTGCGGCAGCCGCCGTCGTGCTTAATAGTCCCTGGCTGGAATTTCAAGCAACCGAGGTGGGGCGCGCAATGGTGGCGCCACTGATCCAGGCACGCACCCGGTTCAGGCCGCTGGCGCCGCTGCCCCCGATCGACCCGGGCTTTTATACGCGGGCCGTTTCCAAAAAGTTTGACGGCGAGTGGGAGTATGAATCCCAGTGGCGCCCGGACCGCGGATTCCCTGTCACGCCGTCGTTTCTAAATGCCGTGTTTCAGGGGCAGGCGCAGGTGGCGAGGGGCCTGGGCATCGCGGTTCCGGTGCTGGTGATGCTCTCCGACAAGAGCTATTTGCAGCCAAAATGGTCATCGACCGCGCTGGCTGCCGACGTGGTGCTGAATGTGGATTCGGTGGCCCGGCGCAGCCTTGAGCTTGGCTCTGCCGTGACACTGCACAGGATCGCGGGCGCTTTTCATGACGTGTTTCTCTCACCTGGCGCGGTACGGGCGCAGGCATATGCGGGCATGGGCCGGTGGGTCGAGGCAGCCCTGGACGGTGCGTCGCAGAGAACGTGGGAGCAACGGACCAGCGTCCCCGTGTGA
- a CDS encoding queuosine precursor transporter, producing MSPLQSNASATPLENTPAKTAPTFAAVGSPYFGILLACMAVIVILSNIGASKGVQFGPIITDGGFFLFPFAYILGDVISELYGFKVNRKAIFTTFALSIFASLSYWVIIALPGFTDDYGTAKQHALTEALGPVPQIVLASLLAFLAGQTVNSWIMVRLKAHHGERKLWVRLMGSSGAGEFLDTLIFCAVAAPVIGIVGFGMFANYVLVGFVYKVGVQYALIPVTTAAIRWFKRNEPSYREA from the coding sequence ATGTCCCCGCTGCAAAGCAATGCTTCGGCAACCCCTCTTGAAAACACCCCCGCCAAAACCGCGCCCACGTTTGCCGCCGTTGGAAGCCCCTACTTTGGGATTCTCCTGGCGTGCATGGCCGTGATTGTGATCCTGTCCAACATCGGCGCATCCAAGGGTGTGCAGTTTGGCCCCATCATCACCGACGGCGGCTTCTTCTTGTTCCCCTTCGCCTACATCCTGGGCGATGTGATCAGCGAGTTGTACGGCTTCAAGGTCAACCGCAAGGCCATTTTCACGACGTTTGCGCTGTCCATTTTCGCCTCCCTCAGCTACTGGGTGATCATCGCGCTGCCCGGCTTCACCGACGACTACGGCACAGCCAAGCAGCACGCCCTGACGGAGGCGCTGGGGCCGGTGCCGCAGATTGTGCTGGCCAGCCTGCTGGCATTTTTGGCCGGCCAGACCGTCAATTCCTGGATCATGGTGCGTCTGAAGGCGCATCACGGCGAACGGAAGCTGTGGGTGAGGCTCATGGGCTCCAGCGGTGCCGGCGAATTCCTGGACACGCTGATCTTCTGCGCCGTCGCGGCCCCCGTCATCGGGATTGTGGGCTTCGGCATGTTCGCCAATTACGTGCTCGTAGGCTTCGTCTACAAGGTGGGCGTGCAATACGCGCTCATCCCTGTCACCACGGCGGCGATCCGCTGGTTCAAGCGGAACGAGCCCTCATACCGGGAGGCGTGA
- the tgt gene encoding tRNA guanosine(34) transglycosylase Tgt yields the protein MPFPETATDIAADALLAPTPAAPTTVPGHPASQTEFGFAVTTRLNETCAPTAEAIQKNGGKFQGRTGVITTPHGTIKTPAFIAVGTKATVKAVLPEAMEDLGAQALLSNAYHLYLQPGADILDAAGGLGAFMNWQGPTFTDSGGFQVMSLGSGFKKVINMDAVAASPHAGADDSVAVGKERLAHIDDDGVWFKSHLNGDMHRFTPEVSMAVQHQIGADIMFAFDELTTLLNSRGYQEMSLERTRLWALRCIEEHFRLTEERTGKPYQALFGVIQGAQYEDLRRKASHDLGNMNFDGFGIGGALEKENLGTIVRWCSEELPENKPRHLLGISEPDDIFTAIENGADTFDCVSPTRVARTSAFYTPDGRFNLSGAKYKRDFTPLSEECDCYTCEHYTRAYIHHLFKAKEMVSSTLVSIHNERFVVKMVDDARLAIEDGTFFEFKAETLRRYYPKR from the coding sequence ATGCCTTTCCCCGAAACTGCCACTGACATTGCTGCCGATGCCCTCCTCGCCCCCACCCCCGCCGCACCAACAACGGTCCCCGGCCATCCGGCGTCGCAAACGGAATTTGGCTTTGCAGTCACCACGCGCCTGAACGAAACATGCGCGCCCACCGCCGAAGCGATCCAAAAAAACGGCGGGAAGTTCCAGGGCCGCACGGGCGTCATCACCACACCCCACGGCACCATCAAGACCCCCGCATTCATCGCCGTCGGCACCAAGGCCACCGTAAAGGCTGTGCTCCCGGAGGCCATGGAGGACCTGGGCGCGCAGGCGCTGCTCTCCAACGCCTACCACCTGTACCTGCAGCCCGGCGCGGACATCCTCGACGCGGCCGGCGGGCTGGGTGCGTTCATGAACTGGCAGGGTCCCACGTTCACCGACAGCGGCGGCTTCCAGGTCATGTCCCTGGGCTCGGGCTTCAAGAAGGTCATCAACATGGACGCCGTAGCCGCCTCCCCACACGCGGGCGCCGATGATTCCGTGGCCGTGGGCAAGGAACGCCTGGCCCACATTGACGACGACGGCGTCTGGTTCAAGTCGCACCTGAACGGGGACATGCACCGCTTCACCCCCGAGGTTTCCATGGCGGTCCAGCACCAGATCGGTGCCGACATCATGTTCGCCTTCGACGAGCTGACCACGCTGCTGAACTCGCGCGGCTACCAGGAGATGTCTCTCGAACGCACCCGGCTGTGGGCGCTGCGCTGCATCGAGGAACACTTCCGCCTCACCGAGGAGCGCACCGGCAAGCCGTATCAGGCCCTGTTCGGTGTCATCCAGGGCGCCCAGTACGAGGACCTGCGCCGCAAGGCCTCCCACGACCTCGGAAACATGAACTTTGACGGCTTCGGCATAGGCGGGGCGCTGGAGAAGGAAAACCTGGGCACCATTGTGCGCTGGTGCTCCGAGGAACTGCCGGAGAACAAGCCCCGCCACCTGCTGGGCATCTCCGAACCCGACGACATCTTCACCGCCATCGAAAACGGCGCCGACACCTTTGACTGCGTCTCCCCCACCCGCGTGGCCCGCACCTCCGCGTTCTACACCCCGGACGGCCGCTTCAACCTCTCCGGCGCCAAGTACAAGCGCGACTTCACACCGCTGTCCGAGGAATGCGACTGCTACACCTGCGAGCACTACACCCGCGCCTACATCCACCACCTGTTCAAGGCCAAGGAAATGGTCTCCTCCACCCTGGTGTCCATCCACAACGAACGCTTCGTCGTAAAAATGGTCGACGACGCCCGCCTCGCCATCGAGGACGGCACCTTCTTCGAGTTCAAGGCCGAAACCTTGCGCCGCTACTACCCGAAGCGCTAG
- a CDS encoding DUF3311 domain-containing protein produces MSATNITHETPTRGPARPLPYVISGILLLAAVIFPLSVPMYAHTDPQLFGFPFFFWYQMMWVPICAILIGICYWLMTAEDKRRRAAVKAPPLHRGKHDAGGEPQ; encoded by the coding sequence ATGTCCGCCACGAACATCACTCACGAAACACCCACCCGGGGTCCGGCCCGACCGCTGCCGTATGTCATCAGCGGCATCCTGCTGCTGGCAGCGGTCATTTTCCCGCTGTCCGTGCCCATGTATGCGCACACCGATCCCCAGCTTTTCGGCTTCCCGTTCTTCTTCTGGTATCAAATGATGTGGGTGCCCATTTGTGCCATCCTGATCGGCATCTGCTACTGGCTGATGACAGCCGAGGACAAGCGACGCCGGGCAGCCGTGAAGGCGCCACCGCTCCACAGGGGGAAGCACGACGCCGGAGGTGAACCCCAGTGA
- the mctP gene encoding monocarboxylate uptake permease MctP produces the protein MAPAATRGVDVAALVVVIVLFVLVGIMGFYASRWRGGGKDGLHSLDEWGLGGRKFGSWITWFLLGGDLYTAYTFVAVPAAMWAAGSVSGFFAVPYTIVLYPIVFLLMARLWSVSKRHGFVTTADFVGGRYGSKPLSLAIAITGIVATMPYIALQLVGIKSVLTVLGVGSAGNWFLNDLPLIIAFVVLAAYTYTSGLRAPAMIAVVKDVLIYLAVIVAIIYLPSKFGGWEHIFGAAQEKMTTVNPTTGKVPGPFIPGADSYAAYATLALGSAMALFMYPHSITGVLATKSRNTIRKNAAVLPLYSLVLGFLALLGFVAIAAGTRPVELDGKTINPQLVVPQLFLDNFPSWFAGVALAAIAVGALVPAAIMSIAAANMFTRNIYKDFFKKDATPRQEAKVSKLTSLVVKFGALIFVIGMDASTAINMQLLGGIWILQTFPAIVTGLYTRWLHKWALLAGWAAGIIYGTWAAYSVVNPVTHAHFGGSIAAIPGTNIKVYIAITAFVLNALVAVVLTLVLRAFKVQEGKDSTRASDYGANEDDPEVSDFAIRSVDTPGPIV, from the coding sequence ATGGCCCCTGCGGCAACGCGGGGCGTCGACGTGGCCGCCTTGGTGGTCGTCATTGTGCTGTTTGTCCTGGTGGGCATCATGGGGTTCTACGCGTCGCGCTGGCGCGGCGGCGGCAAGGACGGGCTGCACTCCCTGGATGAGTGGGGCCTGGGCGGACGAAAGTTCGGCTCCTGGATCACTTGGTTCCTGCTCGGCGGCGACCTCTACACGGCGTACACGTTCGTAGCGGTGCCGGCGGCGATGTGGGCGGCCGGGTCCGTCAGCGGCTTCTTTGCCGTGCCATACACGATCGTCCTCTATCCGATCGTATTCCTGCTCATGGCCCGGCTGTGGTCGGTGTCCAAGCGTCACGGCTTCGTCACGACAGCCGACTTCGTGGGTGGGAGGTATGGCAGCAAGCCGCTTTCGCTGGCCATTGCGATCACCGGCATCGTTGCCACCATGCCGTACATTGCACTGCAACTGGTGGGCATCAAATCGGTGCTGACCGTGCTGGGTGTGGGTAGCGCCGGCAATTGGTTCCTCAACGACCTGCCCCTGATCATTGCGTTTGTGGTGCTGGCCGCCTACACCTACACCTCCGGCTTGCGGGCCCCGGCAATGATCGCCGTCGTGAAAGATGTCCTGATCTATTTGGCCGTGATTGTGGCCATCATCTACTTGCCGAGCAAGTTTGGTGGTTGGGAACACATCTTTGGTGCAGCCCAGGAAAAAATGACCACTGTGAATCCAACCACCGGCAAGGTTCCCGGACCATTCATCCCTGGTGCCGACAGTTATGCGGCCTACGCGACGTTGGCACTGGGATCGGCCATGGCGCTGTTCATGTACCCGCACTCCATCACCGGGGTGCTGGCTACCAAGAGTCGCAACACCATCCGCAAGAACGCCGCGGTGCTTCCCCTGTACTCCCTGGTACTCGGTTTCCTGGCGCTCCTGGGCTTTGTGGCCATCGCCGCCGGAACCCGCCCGGTGGAGTTGGATGGCAAGACCATCAACCCGCAGTTGGTGGTACCGCAGCTGTTCCTGGACAATTTCCCGTCGTGGTTTGCCGGTGTTGCGCTGGCAGCCATTGCGGTGGGTGCACTGGTGCCGGCGGCCATCATGTCCATTGCGGCCGCCAACATGTTCACCCGCAACATTTACAAGGACTTCTTCAAGAAGGACGCGACGCCGCGGCAGGAAGCAAAGGTTTCAAAACTCACCTCCTTGGTGGTGAAGTTTGGGGCGTTGATCTTTGTGATTGGGATGGACGCCTCCACCGCCATCAACATGCAGTTGCTGGGCGGCATCTGGATATTGCAGACCTTCCCGGCGATCGTGACTGGGTTGTACACCCGCTGGTTGCATAAGTGGGCGCTGCTGGCAGGCTGGGCCGCAGGCATCATCTATGGGACCTGGGCCGCCTACAGTGTGGTCAACCCAGTGACGCACGCCCACTTTGGAGGTTCCATCGCAGCCATTCCGGGAACCAACATTAAGGTGTACATCGCCATCACAGCGTTTGTGCTCAATGCGCTCGTGGCCGTAGTGCTCACGCTGGTGTTGCGGGCGTTCAAAGTACAAGAGGGCAAGGACAGCACCAGGGCTTCCGACTACGGTGCCAACGAGGACGATCCCGAAGTCTCGGATTTTGCAATCCGGTCCGTGGATACTCCCGGGCCGATTGTGTAG
- a CDS encoding NUDIX hydrolase family protein, translating to MSVRTPDPYPGWLSPEDLYEARNRLPMVYVEAVPVRLDPLGYVNEVGLLLQADEEGAMVRTLVSGRVLYRETIRAALIRHIEKDLGPLAFPQLPVSPVPFTVAEYLPSPSQTGFTDERQHAVAMVYVIPVTGECQPRQDALELTWMTPEEVLSPGVQEEFVGGRGALIRQAISYAGLGR from the coding sequence ATGAGCGTGCGCACCCCTGACCCATACCCCGGCTGGCTGTCCCCCGAGGACCTGTACGAGGCCCGCAACCGGCTTCCCATGGTCTATGTTGAGGCGGTGCCCGTGCGGCTCGATCCCCTGGGCTACGTCAACGAGGTGGGGCTGCTGCTGCAGGCGGACGAGGAGGGCGCCATGGTGCGCACCCTGGTGTCCGGGCGCGTACTGTACCGCGAGACCATCCGCGCCGCGCTGATCCGCCACATCGAGAAGGACCTCGGCCCGCTGGCCTTCCCACAACTGCCCGTCAGCCCCGTGCCGTTCACCGTCGCCGAGTACCTGCCTTCCCCGTCGCAGACAGGTTTCACCGACGAACGCCAGCACGCCGTCGCCATGGTTTACGTCATCCCCGTGACGGGCGAATGCCAGCCCCGCCAGGACGCGCTTGAGCTGACGTGGATGACCCCCGAAGAGGTCCTCAGCCCCGGCGTGCAGGAGGAATTCGTGGGCGGCCGCGGCGCCCTGATCCGCCAGGCGATCTCCTACGCAGGCCTCGGCCGCTGA
- a CDS encoding YdeI family protein — protein sequence MAELPELLLPHAEAWREWLLDNHASNPGVRLVLHKKGGAVTELDYASALDEALCFGWIDGVVGKRDAESFVRRFTPRTKASRWSKINVGHFERLSLDGRMTAAGIAAADAAKADGRWEAAYAGQASAEVPPDFLAAIAASPRAQAMFDVLTATNRYAFLHRIANVKTAAGRDANIVRFVTMLEAGETPYPQSRQPK from the coding sequence ATGGCTGAACTCCCTGAACTGCTGCTGCCCCACGCCGAAGCCTGGCGCGAATGGCTCCTGGATAACCACGCCTCAAACCCCGGCGTCCGGCTGGTGCTGCACAAGAAGGGCGGTGCCGTCACGGAACTGGACTATGCCAGCGCCCTGGATGAGGCGCTGTGCTTTGGTTGGATCGACGGCGTGGTGGGCAAGCGCGATGCCGAATCCTTTGTCCGCCGTTTCACCCCGCGCACCAAGGCCAGCAGGTGGTCCAAAATCAATGTGGGCCACTTTGAACGGCTGAGTCTGGACGGGCGCATGACGGCGGCCGGGATCGCGGCAGCGGATGCGGCCAAGGCGGACGGCCGGTGGGAGGCCGCCTACGCCGGCCAGGCCAGTGCCGAAGTCCCTCCGGACTTCCTGGCTGCCATTGCCGCCAGTCCGCGTGCACAGGCCATGTTCGACGTCCTGACCGCCACGAACCGTTATGCCTTCCTGCACCGCATCGCCAATGTGAAAACAGCCGCAGGGCGGGACGCGAACATTGTGCGCTTTGTGACGATGTTGGAAGCCGGCGAAACCCCCTACCCGCAAAGCCGTCAACCCAAATAG
- a CDS encoding molybdopterin-dependent oxidoreductase: MGKRSTTTRHINWHSTAAGSLTGIIAAGSLFAVAELGSAFFGPAASPLTSVGSTFIDFTPAWLKNFAIATFGTNDKLVLLISMAVAAAVLAAVAGVVARRNFRTGAAMVLGFALVMALSIITRAGAGVFDLVPLLLGTGAGLWVLRYLTDAARGSATRPASPTQLHGPEGPTAAGTTAAPVPDVAPSPSRRAFLMRSAAVAGVAVVVGFGGTLLSTARNTAVAVREALKLPAPKTKAAPLPAGVQAPVDGVTPFVTPNNDFYRIDTALIVPEIDPANWELRVHGMVENEFTLGFEELLAQELIESYVTLTCVSNVVGGNLAGNAKWLGYPLREVLARAKPKAGADMVLSTSIDGFSASTPLPVLQDSRDAILAVGMNGEPLPLELGFPVRMVVPGLYGFVSATKWVVDLEVTTFAQKAGYWTSRGWSSHGPIKTASRIEVPRALARVPAGKVAIGGSAWAQTTGISKVEVQLDGGAWQLAELAAEASVDTWRQWSYSWEDATAGTHTVRVRAYDADGQLQIQEQAPPEPDGSSGWHSMTFTVV, encoded by the coding sequence ATGGGCAAGCGAAGCACCACCACACGACACATCAACTGGCACAGCACGGCGGCAGGATCGCTTACGGGCATCATCGCGGCAGGCAGCCTCTTCGCTGTGGCCGAGCTGGGCTCGGCCTTCTTTGGGCCGGCGGCCTCCCCCCTGACCTCCGTTGGATCCACGTTCATCGACTTCACCCCGGCCTGGCTGAAGAACTTCGCGATCGCCACCTTCGGCACCAACGACAAACTCGTCCTGTTGATCTCCATGGCCGTTGCGGCGGCCGTGCTGGCGGCGGTGGCTGGCGTGGTGGCGCGGCGAAACTTCAGGACCGGTGCTGCCATGGTGCTGGGTTTCGCCCTCGTCATGGCGTTGTCCATCATCACCCGCGCCGGTGCCGGGGTATTTGACCTTGTGCCACTCCTGCTCGGCACCGGGGCCGGCCTCTGGGTGCTGCGCTACCTCACGGATGCGGCGCGCGGTTCCGCCACCCGCCCGGCATCACCAACACAATTGCATGGGCCTGAGGGGCCGACGGCGGCCGGCACCACAGCGGCCCCCGTCCCGGACGTTGCCCCATCACCCAGCAGACGCGCCTTCCTGATGCGTTCGGCAGCGGTGGCTGGCGTGGCCGTCGTCGTCGGTTTCGGTGGGACGCTGCTTTCCACGGCCCGCAATACTGCGGTTGCGGTCCGGGAGGCGCTGAAACTCCCTGCACCCAAGACCAAGGCGGCCCCGCTGCCCGCCGGCGTGCAGGCCCCCGTGGACGGTGTCACCCCGTTCGTCACACCCAACAACGACTTTTACCGCATCGACACGGCCTTAATTGTTCCCGAAATTGACCCGGCCAATTGGGAACTGCGCGTCCACGGGATGGTGGAAAATGAATTCACCCTGGGTTTCGAGGAGCTGCTGGCACAAGAGCTCATTGAGTCATATGTGACCCTGACCTGCGTCTCCAACGTGGTGGGCGGAAATCTGGCCGGCAATGCCAAGTGGCTCGGCTACCCGCTGCGCGAGGTCCTGGCCCGCGCCAAGCCCAAGGCCGGGGCAGACATGGTGCTCTCCACCAGCATTGACGGTTTCAGCGCCTCCACCCCCCTGCCGGTATTGCAGGATAGTCGTGACGCCATCTTGGCCGTGGGAATGAACGGGGAACCGCTGCCTCTGGAACTTGGCTTCCCCGTCCGCATGGTGGTGCCGGGACTGTACGGATTTGTCTCAGCCACCAAATGGGTTGTGGACCTGGAAGTGACCACCTTTGCCCAAAAGGCAGGCTACTGGACCTCGCGCGGCTGGTCCTCACACGGGCCCATCAAGACCGCTTCCAGGATTGAGGTGCCGCGCGCCCTGGCCAGGGTTCCGGCCGGGAAGGTCGCCATCGGCGGCAGCGCCTGGGCCCAAACCACGGGCATCTCCAAGGTTGAGGTCCAGCTCGACGGCGGGGCCTGGCAGCTTGCCGAGCTGGCGGCGGAGGCGTCGGTGGACACCTGGCGCCAATGGTCCTATTCCTGGGAGGACGCAACGGCGGGTACGCACACGGTCAGGGTTCGCGCCTACGACGCCGACGGGCAGTTGCAAATTCAAGAGCAGGCCCCACCGGAGCCCGACGGCTCTTCAGGGTGGCATTCCATGACGTTCACCGTGGTCTAG
- a CDS encoding anti-sigma factor, whose amino-acid sequence MEQQLHLLTGSYALNALGEKERGDFERYALTDAQTLEEVRTLSETAALLAYGTPTETPPPALKADVMAAIRNTRQLPAASVVRDISTATGTSARSRSASGHRAGRPADARQPADNDSRRRWLPALSTAAALVIFAGVGLGGWVAGQAATQRDMEQKIVAIAAQQQAAQAQQEAVLGIVSSPDAKLATTALSDGGSVTVASSGKANKAAVMVQDMPPLPSDKTYELWFISAAGAVPAGLMANHDPAVAGMQVLNGPLGGATHVGITVEPAGGSPAPTTTPVVVQAL is encoded by the coding sequence ATGGAACAACAATTACATTTACTCACCGGCTCCTATGCCTTGAACGCCTTGGGCGAAAAGGAACGCGGCGACTTTGAGCGCTACGCGTTGACAGACGCCCAAACCTTGGAAGAAGTCCGCACACTCAGCGAAACGGCCGCACTACTGGCCTACGGCACGCCTACCGAAACCCCACCCCCGGCCTTGAAGGCCGATGTCATGGCGGCGATTCGCAACACCCGCCAACTTCCTGCCGCCTCCGTAGTCCGCGATATTTCCACGGCGACGGGAACCTCGGCCCGAAGCCGTTCGGCGAGCGGCCATCGAGCAGGGCGTCCGGCAGATGCGCGTCAGCCAGCTGACAACGATTCGCGACGGCGCTGGCTTCCTGCGCTCAGCACCGCCGCAGCACTGGTGATCTTCGCCGGCGTTGGCTTGGGCGGCTGGGTCGCCGGACAAGCCGCAACGCAGCGGGACATGGAACAAAAAATTGTTGCCATCGCCGCACAACAGCAAGCAGCCCAGGCCCAACAGGAAGCCGTGCTCGGCATCGTCAGCTCCCCCGATGCCAAGCTCGCCACCACTGCATTATCCGACGGCGGATCCGTGACAGTTGCGTCGTCGGGCAAGGCCAACAAGGCCGCTGTCATGGTCCAGGACATGCCACCACTACCGTCCGACAAGACGTACGAACTATGGTTCATTTCTGCCGCGGGCGCTGTTCCGGCCGGACTCATGGCCAACCACGATCCCGCCGTTGCCGGCATGCAGGTGCTCAACGGCCCCCTGGGCGGGGCCACCCATGTGGGGATCACGGTGGAACCTGCGGGTGGCTCACCGGCCCCGACCACCACACCCGTCGTGGTGCAGGCGCTCTAA